A DNA window from Daucus carota subsp. sativus chromosome 3, DH1 v3.0, whole genome shotgun sequence contains the following coding sequences:
- the LOC108211645 gene encoding zinc-finger homeodomain protein 9 — translation MDITNNSNTSIKTPEAESETPTRIQAPKPVNTNGLLRRHHPVIQAAVQPPPPPHMPVVGYRDCLKNHAAHIGGHALDGCCEYIPAPANPADNTTIRCAACGCHRNFHRRETEHHHRAMVEFQSPHRHHPPPPPPPPPPPPPHPDSPNSPPSPPPISSAYYPASAPHMLLALSSAPQAVAHQTAPSGPPPNSRKRFRTKFTHHQKEKMLEFAGKVGWKIQKRDEAAISDFCNEIGVDRGVLKVWMHNNKSTHARGNNEINKNTTNDAQNSSSGSEDKMEEDHKAGPNNAANGNGSSTSS, via the coding sequence ATGGACATAACTAATAATTCTAATACAAGTATCAAGACCCCTGAAGCTGAGTCCGAGACTCCGACCCGGATCCAGGCTCCGAAACCTGTTAACACCAATGGCTTGCTTAGACGCCACCACCCTGTCATCCAAGCTGCGGTTCAGCCACCGCCTCCGCCACACATGCCGGTGGTTGGGTACAGAGACTGTCTCAAGAACCATGCTGCCCACATAGGAGGCCATGCTCTGGATGGGTGTTGTGAGTACATCCCAGCTCCGGCGAACCCTGCTGACAACACCACCATCCGATGCGCCGCCTGTGGCTGCCACCGTAACTTCCACCGCCGTGAAACTGAACACCACCACCGAGCTATGGTGGAGTTCCAGTCACCCCACCGccaccacccaccaccaccTCCCCCGCCGCCACCGCCGCCGCCGCCACACCCCGACAGCCCGAACTCCCCACCGTCTCCACCGCCGATCTCGTCCGCTTACTACCCCGCTTCCGCCCCCCACATGCTCCTCGCTCTCAGCTCCGCTCCCCAGGCCGTGGCCCACCAGACCGCCCCCTCGGGCCCACCCCCCAACTCCCGCAAGAGGTTCAGGACCAAATTCACTCACCACCAGAAGGAGAAAATGCTCGAGTTCGCCGGGAAAGTCGGCTGGAAAATCCAGAAGCGCGACGAGGCGGCCATCTCCGACTTCTGCAACGAGATCGGCGTCGACAGGGGCGTTCTCAAAGTCTGGATGCACAACAACAAAAGCACTCATGCTCGTGGAAACAACGAGATCAACAAGAACACCACCAATGATGCCCAGAATAGCAGCAGTGGAAGCGAGGACAAGATGGAGGAGGATCACAAAGCTGGCCCGAACAATGCTGCTAATGGGAATGGATCTTCAACTTCGTCTTAA
- the LOC108212568 gene encoding uncharacterized protein LOC108212568: MNTFLLEEIARSTALYDLSAADDDQDYHHESETDGDVADERDNDEQDDLGGEQDDLDDEEDGSDDEQEHIPTAPWFTTEEINVSSGNCSNMNPLNNDLFEGQNFADKQTAISAIKSNHIKNSRNYHVTKSDTTRYEAKCVVEDCPWRVRVMKSRRSGLFVITKLPAEHNCILRTLQRDHKQLTSRMIADVIKLQVTESPYLKVSNIMSQITSMYNYNVTYKKAWIGKQKAISDVYGDWMTSYNKLPTFLSAIMHFNPGTIALIDAEADVIIPDTSVCKRVWWAFKPMIDGWQHARPVISIDGTFLKVKYNGKLLIAMGSDSNNQQYPIAYGLVHEESTFNWSWFLYHLRIYVCQNRKGVCIISDRHPGIIEAMKRVENGFAGEWGIHRFCLLHVRSNFSTAFPGSHLKMFCWVAGNTSQLRKFEIAMTQIRELNPDAERWLRKIPLEMWTMSHDGGYRYGQATINMIESFNGFLRSARFLPVTAMVEYIYYRSLKLIAKRRTQTLDDLQNGQIFCKKSRELFETVEQKHLHIGLFHTMNKGVSSKSLLHNTEPRMDLGKAATNTMWIYVEVFALVENGADIIFHVHILWQVV, from the exons atgAATACTTTTTTACTCGAAGAAATCGCAAGATCAACTGCATTATATGATCTAAGTGCTGCTGATGATGATCAAGACTATCATCATGAGTCAGAAACAGATGGAGATGTGGCCGATGAGAGAGACAATGACGAGCAAGATGATTTAGGTGGCGAGCAAGATGATTTAGATgacgaagaagatggttcagatGATGAGCAAGAGCATATTCCAACCGCTCCCTGGTTTACAACCGAAGAAATTAATGTCTCATCAGGTAATTGTTCAAACATGAATCCACTCAATAATGATTTATTTGAAGGTCAAAATTTTGCAGACAAACAAACTGCAATTAGTGCTATaaaatcaaatcatataaaaaattctaGAAATTACCATGTTACAAAAAGTGATACTACACGATATGAGGCAAAATGTGTTGTGGAAGATTGTCCATGGAGAGTCCGGGTTATGAAATCAAGGCGATCTGGACTCTTTGTAATCACTAAACTACCTGCTGAACATAACTGCATTTTGAGGACTCTTCAACGAGATCACAAGCAACTTACATCAAGGATGATTGCTGACGTGATTAAACTACAA GTTACAGAGAGTCCATATCTGAAAGTAAGCAACATCATGAGTCAAATCACATCCATGTACAACTACAATGTTACATATAAGAAGGCATGGATCGGAAAACAAAAAGCAATCTCAGATGTTTATGGTGATTGGATGACTTCTTATAATAAACTTCCGACATTTCTTAGTGCTATAATGCATTTTAATCCAGGCACAATCGCTCTAATTGATGCTGAAGCTGATGTTATCATCCCCGACACATCTGTGTGTAAACGTGTCTGGTGGGCATTCAAGCCAATGATAGACGGCTGGCAACATGCCCGACCTGTTATTAGCATTGACGGCACCTTTTTAAAAGTGAAATACAATGGTAAGCTACTGATTGCAATGGGATCTGATTCAAATAATCAACAGTATCCTATTGCATATGGCTTAGTTCatgaagaatcaactttcaATTGGTCTTGGTTTCTATATCATCTTCGAATATATGTATGTCAAAATAGAAAGGGTGTCTGTATTATTTCTGATAGACATCCTGGAATCATCGAAGCAATGAAAAGGGTGGAAAATGGCTTTGCTGGTGAATGGGGCATACATCGATTTTGTTTGTTGCATGTACGTAGCAATTTTAGTACTGCTTTTCCAGGTTCACATTTGAAGATGTTTTGTTGGGTGGCTGGTAACACATCTCAGTTACGAAAATTTGAGATAGCCATGACGCAAATTAGAGAGCTTAATCCTGATGCAGAAAGATGGTTGCGAAAGATTCCACTAGAAATGTGGACTATGTCTCATGATGGAGGTTATCGTTATGGTCAAGCAACAATAAACATGATTGAAAGTTTCAATGGATTTTTACGTTCCGCTCGATTTCTACCGGTCACAGCAATGGTGGAGTACATATATTATCGATCTTTGAAGTTAATTGCTAAGAGAAGGACTCAAACTCTGGATGACCTTCAAAACGGtcaaattttttgtaaaaaatcaaGGGAATTATTTGAAACCGTTGAGCAAAAACATCTGCACATAGGGTTATTCCATACAATGAACAAAGGGGTGTCTTCGAAATCATTACTGCACAATACAGAACCAAGAATGGATCTTGGAAAGGCGGCAACAAACACAATGTGGATCTATGTAGAGGTTTTTGCTCTTGTGGAAAATGGAGCCGATATCATTTTCCATGTTCACATATTGTGGCAGGTTGTTTGA